The following coding sequences lie in one Pseudomonadota bacterium genomic window:
- the secD gene encoding protein translocase subunit SecD → MNRSLKWKLIFLISVILFCGAVVMPSFNKNLPDWWQKYLAPEGLRLGLDLQGGMHLVMRVDLDKAAANTLNFAAQDLKEALLDKQISVVRTDSGDPHKVVFTLPNTGALSTVEETVKGDFSDDLDIEVMSEEGSFPRIILTLNKEKISFINKNAVNQSLEIIRNRIDQFGVAEPVIVKQGHNEIIIQLPGVKDPERALALIGQTAQLEFKLVDETGGVDIFNLIGQAEASGQWSWNPKQSWNENTRKLNQILQSQLPAGTAVYFEKDIERQTLIERRIPMLIKTQTLMTGEMVKDAQVRVGGTFNEPYVSLDLTGRGGKVFGQITEKNVKKRLAIVLDNVVRSAPRIQEKILGGSAQITGSFTFEDATDLAIVLRVGALPAPVEIVQNLTVGASLGHDSIKKGLMSGLLGTLLVMLFMVFYYRLSGVIANAALVFNILLLFAGLATMNATLTLPGIAGIILAIGMAVDSNVLIFERMREEFALGKSVKSGVEGGYDNALSTIIDSQVTTLITSLALFLFGTGPIKGFAVTLSLGVIFNLFTTLFATRIVYDTLHSMKKLKPLNFYQFIKRPNLDYMSIRKITFCISGVLVLVGLLAFVQILRGQANLGVDFAGGTLLQYKAAQPFSLKEVRTAFTQNNLDADLQLVENENQLIVKIKKSEDVVGQLTDQTNTILNENLADKKFELESQSEIGSSVSDTLRNKALQAIAISLFGVICYLALRFDLRFGFAAAVATFHDVLVVLGICWILDIEITLLMVTALLTLAGYSLNDTVVVFDRIRENLKKSGGLDLVRIINGSVNDVLGRTIIASLTTSLALIALYFFGGKVIHDFSFALLIGILVGTYSSIFIASPLLYLWRKDKEA, encoded by the coding sequence ATGAACAGAAGCCTTAAATGGAAATTAATTTTTCTTATTTCGGTTATCCTTTTCTGCGGTGCCGTCGTCATGCCGTCTTTTAATAAAAACCTTCCGGACTGGTGGCAAAAGTACCTGGCGCCTGAAGGGCTACGGCTTGGCCTGGACCTCCAGGGCGGCATGCATCTCGTAATGCGGGTCGACCTGGACAAGGCAGCGGCAAACACCCTGAATTTCGCGGCCCAGGATTTAAAAGAGGCATTGCTTGACAAACAGATTTCCGTGGTCCGCACCGATTCCGGGGACCCCCATAAGGTTGTTTTCACCCTGCCGAACACCGGCGCCTTGAGCACCGTTGAAGAAACAGTCAAGGGCGATTTTTCCGACGATCTTGACATTGAAGTCATGTCAGAGGAAGGATCCTTCCCGCGCATAATTTTGACCCTTAATAAAGAAAAAATAAGTTTCATTAATAAAAACGCCGTCAACCAATCCCTTGAAATCATCAGAAACCGCATTGACCAGTTCGGTGTTGCCGAACCGGTGATTGTCAAGCAGGGACATAACGAAATCATCATCCAGCTTCCCGGCGTCAAGGACCCAGAACGGGCCCTTGCCCTGATCGGCCAGACCGCCCAGCTCGAATTCAAACTGGTGGACGAAACCGGCGGCGTGGACATTTTCAACCTTATCGGTCAGGCCGAGGCTTCCGGCCAATGGTCCTGGAACCCCAAACAATCATGGAATGAAAACACCCGTAAACTCAACCAGATCCTGCAATCTCAATTACCTGCAGGCACCGCGGTATATTTTGAGAAGGATATCGAACGCCAGACCCTCATCGAAAGACGCATCCCGATGCTGATCAAGACCCAGACCCTGATGACCGGTGAAATGGTCAAGGATGCGCAGGTACGAGTTGGCGGCACCTTTAATGAACCCTATGTCAGCCTTGACCTCACCGGCCGCGGCGGCAAAGTATTCGGCCAGATTACCGAAAAAAACGTCAAAAAACGCCTGGCGATTGTACTTGATAATGTCGTGCGGTCAGCGCCGCGTATTCAGGAGAAAATTCTCGGCGGCAGTGCCCAGATCACCGGCAGTTTCACCTTTGAAGACGCCACCGATCTGGCCATTGTCCTGCGCGTCGGCGCCCTTCCGGCACCGGTGGAAATTGTCCAGAATCTCACGGTGGGCGCCTCCCTTGGCCATGACTCCATAAAAAAAGGATTGATGTCCGGTCTGCTGGGTACCCTCCTGGTAATGCTTTTCATGGTTTTTTATTACCGGCTTTCCGGGGTAATTGCCAATGCGGCGCTGGTCTTTAATATCCTGCTGCTTTTTGCAGGCCTTGCCACGATGAATGCCACCCTGACCCTGCCCGGCATTGCCGGTATCATCCTCGCCATAGGCATGGCGGTTGATTCCAACGTTCTGATCTTTGAACGAATGCGGGAGGAATTCGCCCTGGGAAAATCCGTCAAATCCGGGGTTGAAGGCGGTTACGACAATGCCCTGTCGACAATCATCGACTCCCAGGTGACCACCCTGATCACCTCTTTAGCGCTGTTTCTCTTCGGCACCGGGCCGATCAAGGGTTTTGCAGTAACCTTGAGCCTGGGCGTCATTTTCAACCTGTTCACCACATTATTCGCCACCAGGATTGTGTACGACACCCTGCACAGCATGAAAAAACTCAAACCCCTCAATTTCTACCAATTCATCAAAAGGCCCAACCTTGACTACATGAGCATCCGGAAAATAACCTTCTGCATCTCGGGAGTATTGGTACTTGTCGGCCTCCTCGCTTTTGTACAGATCCTGCGGGGGCAGGCGAATCTCGGTGTTGATTTCGCCGGCGGCACCTTGCTGCAGTATAAGGCAGCTCAACCATTCTCATTAAAAGAGGTGCGCACCGCCTTTACCCAAAACAATCTGGACGCAGATCTGCAGCTGGTTGAAAACGAGAACCAGCTCATTGTAAAAATCAAAAAATCAGAAGATGTTGTCGGCCAGCTCACCGATCAGACCAATACAATCCTGAATGAAAATCTTGCCGACAAAAAATTCGAACTTGAAAGCCAGTCGGAAATCGGCTCATCGGTGAGTGATACACTCAGGAATAAGGCGCTCCAGGCCATCGCCATTTCCCTGTTCGGCGTTATCTGCTATCTTGCGCTGCGCTTCGACCTGCGTTTCGGATTTGCCGCGGCAGTGGCAACCTTCCACGATGTCCTTGTGGTCCTGGGAATCTGCTGGATTCTGGATATCGAGATAACCCTGTTGATGGTCACCGCTCTTTTGACCCTTGCCGGTTACTCCCTGAACGACACGGTGGTTGTTTTCGACAGAATCAGAGAAAATCTCAAAAAATCCGGCGGCCTTGATCTTGTGCGGATCATCAACGGCAGCGTCAACGATGTTCTCGGGCGGACGATTATAGCTTCGTTGACTACGTCGCTGGCTTTGATCGCCCTCTATTTCTTCGGCGGCAAGGTCATCCACGATTTCTCCTTCGCCCTGCTGATCGGCATCCTGGTGGGCACCTATTCCTCGATATTTATTGCCAGCCCGCTGCTTTATCTCTGGCGTAAGGACAAGGAGGCGTAA
- a CDS encoding DUF523 domain-containing protein: MAIVYPKTIYLVSACLVGLRTRHDGCANDNAACLAALSGSYWVPVCPEQLGGLSTPRVAADLAGGNGHDVLAGKARVVTRQGDDVTKAFVTGAQQVLKIAQMLAVSGVFFKARSPSCGVSTNIGVTAALLEKNGFSVREF, from the coding sequence ATGGCAATAGTATATCCCAAAACAATATATCTTGTCAGTGCCTGCCTGGTGGGCTTAAGAACCCGCCACGATGGCTGCGCAAATGATAATGCCGCCTGCCTTGCGGCGTTGTCCGGAAGTTACTGGGTGCCGGTTTGCCCGGAACAGCTGGGCGGGCTCTCCACGCCCCGGGTTGCGGCTGACCTTGCCGGCGGCAATGGGCATGATGTGCTGGCGGGCAAGGCAAGAGTTGTTACCCGGCAGGGAGATGATGTCACAAAAGCTTTTGTGACGGGTGCCCAGCAGGTTCTGAAAATTGCTCAGATGCTCGCCGTTTCAGGGGTTTTTTTTAAAGCCCGAAGTCCTTCCTGTGGTGTTTCAACAAATATCGGAGTGACTGCCGCATTGCTGGAGAAAAACGGTTTTTCAGTCAGAGAGTTCTGA
- a CDS encoding YkgJ family cysteine cluster protein: protein MLQDIIPEHVHSLEEGTAFKFRCHAGVPCFTECCRELELALTPYDVLRLKNNLGLTSEQFLDRYCLVEQNPESPFPQIYLGMVDDGRGSCPFVGPDGCSVYQDRPGACRTYPLGRAAFQTPDRVSHSFHVLLTEPHCKGFTQPEQQTVDQWNEEQGLISYNAFNDLVLTILLDKKAKTITLDKKQIDSFMLALYNLEGFRIWAGHPETGVKLGPVTFDRDDDAELLKAGIHWLYNELLGE from the coding sequence ATGCTTCAAGATATCATTCCCGAACATGTCCACAGTCTGGAGGAGGGCACGGCGTTCAAATTCCGCTGCCATGCAGGGGTCCCTTGTTTTACCGAGTGCTGCAGGGAGCTTGAGCTGGCGCTTACCCCGTATGACGTTTTACGGCTCAAAAATAATCTCGGGCTCACATCCGAGCAATTCCTTGACCGGTATTGCCTGGTCGAGCAAAACCCGGAATCGCCGTTTCCACAGATTTACCTTGGCATGGTTGACGACGGCCGTGGCAGCTGTCCCTTTGTCGGACCGGACGGCTGCAGCGTTTACCAGGATCGCCCCGGCGCCTGCCGCACCTATCCTCTGGGCCGTGCCGCCTTTCAAACCCCGGACCGGGTGAGTCATAGTTTTCATGTGTTGCTCACCGAGCCGCATTGCAAAGGCTTTACCCAGCCGGAGCAACAGACCGTGGACCAATGGAACGAAGAACAGGGATTGATCTCCTACAATGCTTTTAATGATCTCGTGCTCACTATCCTTCTTGATAAAAAAGCCAAAACCATCACCCTCGACAAAAAGCAGATTGATTCTTTCATGCTTGCTTTATACAATCTCGAAGGATTCAGGATTTGGGCAGGACATCCTGAAACCGGCGTCAAGCTTGGTCCAGTGACATTCGACAGAGATGACGATGCAGAATTGCTCAAAGCAGGAATACACTGGTTGTACAATGAACTCCTTGGAGAATGA
- a CDS encoding HD domain-containing protein, which translates to MTERLMKISEEYCDGKGGCHGPDHTERVHRVALFIGRKMGARMDVLSAAALLHDIGRIHETANRGKTCHAEKGAEMATKILEDFNFPEETIDAILHCITTHRYRGENIPESLEAKIIFDADKLDSIGAIGIGRAFLFAGQVGARLHNHNSSIEGTRAYSVEDTAYREFKVKMCKIKDRMLTPIGRKLATERHEFMDIFFNRLEREIYGHDKKTLSNK; encoded by the coding sequence ATGACCGAAAGGCTCATGAAAATCTCAGAGGAATATTGCGATGGCAAGGGTGGATGCCACGGTCCGGATCATACCGAACGTGTCCACCGGGTCGCCCTGTTTATCGGCCGGAAAATGGGCGCCAGGATGGACGTCTTAAGCGCCGCAGCGCTTCTTCACGATATCGGCAGAATCCATGAAACAGCAAACCGCGGCAAAACGTGCCATGCTGAAAAGGGCGCTGAAATGGCAACGAAAATACTTGAGGATTTCAATTTTCCAGAAGAGACAATCGACGCCATCCTCCACTGTATCACTACACACCGGTACCGGGGGGAAAATATTCCTGAATCCCTTGAGGCGAAAATTATTTTTGACGCCGACAAACTGGATTCCATCGGCGCAATCGGCATTGGCAGGGCGTTTCTTTTTGCAGGTCAGGTAGGCGCGCGATTGCACAACCATAACAGCAGTATCGAGGGCACCCGGGCGTATTCGGTTGAGGATACGGCATACAGGGAGTTCAAGGTCAAGATGTGTAAAATCAAAGATCGCATGCTGACTCCCATCGGCAGAAAACTGGCGACAGAACGGCATGAATTCATGGATATCTTTTTCAACCGCCTGGAGCGTGAAATTTACGGCCATGACAAAAAGACATTATCCAATAAATGA
- a CDS encoding hemerythrin domain-containing protein, with product MANLWRDEYRLNLKIIDDQHKGFFELNDSLSQLLEKSEQGKVNLPKIIKVILEFRAYALYHFHTEEKLMLANSYPGFFDHINQHNEYVRKILDMEEDIFKTYHEININYLDPKILADKARGINEYIVNWYVKHIMQADKQYADHMSKKMARKK from the coding sequence ATGGCAAATCTCTGGCGAGACGAATATCGGCTGAATCTCAAGATCATTGATGACCAGCATAAAGGTTTTTTCGAATTAAACGACAGCCTTTCGCAACTTCTTGAAAAGTCGGAACAAGGAAAGGTAAACCTGCCAAAAATTATAAAGGTCATCCTGGAATTTCGTGCCTACGCCCTCTACCATTTCCATACGGAAGAAAAGCTGATGCTTGCCAACAGTTATCCGGGATTTTTTGATCACATCAACCAGCATAATGAATATGTGCGAAAGATTCTGGATATGGAGGAGGACATATTCAAGACCTATCACGAAATTAACATTAATTACCTTGATCCGAAAATACTGGCCGATAAAGCCAGGGGGATCAATGAGTATATCGTCAACTGGTATGTCAAGCATATCATGCAGGCTGACAAGCAATATGCCGACCATATGTCAAAAAAAATGGCCCGGAAGAAGTAA
- a CDS encoding twin-arginine translocase subunit TatC: MEAHQRILSFVNELRKSILALGILILCGSIGFYLISPVLLHNLQGHLNQQLAFFSVAEPFLSQAKLAFFVTLFVVMPFTLYCFWKALAKPFGLSNGTRNWFIIFTCLLFYSGASFCYFITLPFGVKFLLGFQSTQLKPIISVEKFVTFVTMFILAFGIIFQLPVFMIFSAKTGLCPRQVFEKNRRYAVLAICIVAALLTPTPDVVNMLLMGGPLYLLYEIGILVLKVLRIK; encoded by the coding sequence TTGGAAGCCCACCAACGGATACTGAGTTTTGTTAATGAATTACGAAAGTCCATCCTCGCCCTGGGTATCCTGATACTCTGCGGCAGCATCGGCTTCTACCTTATCTCCCCGGTTCTCCTTCATAATCTGCAGGGCCACCTCAATCAGCAACTTGCCTTTTTCTCGGTGGCAGAACCTTTTCTGTCCCAGGCGAAACTTGCATTTTTCGTGACCCTTTTTGTTGTAATGCCATTTACCCTTTACTGCTTCTGGAAAGCCCTGGCAAAACCCTTCGGGCTCAGTAACGGCACCCGGAACTGGTTTATAATTTTCACCTGCCTGTTGTTTTACAGCGGCGCAAGCTTCTGCTATTTCATCACCTTGCCCTTTGGGGTGAAATTCCTCCTCGGTTTCCAGTCAACCCAGCTGAAACCAATTATCTCGGTGGAAAAATTCGTAACCTTTGTGACGATGTTCATCCTTGCCTTCGGGATCATTTTCCAACTGCCGGTTTTCATGATATTCAGCGCCAAAACCGGCCTGTGTCCGCGCCAGGTCTTTGAAAAAAACAGACGGTATGCGGTGCTGGCAATCTGTATCGTTGCCGCGCTTCTCACACCGACTCCTGATGTGGTGAACATGCTGCTCATGGGCGGCCCGTTATATTTACTCTATGAGATAGGGATTCTTGTCCTCAAGGTGCTCCGGATAAAATGA
- a CDS encoding PAS domain S-box protein — translation MDKRPAKTACIHRSAALAMNDTYFRAITETTSDMIHLNDSQGRIVYANPATERILGYSPEEIKNIPALDLIHPDDQEIIKEDMGQALSGKDVAPRDIRLLHKNAHFIAIEARGFIVPLKAEEFYIGAILRDIRARKQTERQLESYRLDLEELVKERTSELHSALDEVHTLREILPICSYCKKIRDDQGFWKQVEVYLREHSQMDFSHGICPECVTEHYPDIDIIDED, via the coding sequence ATGGACAAACGACCCGCCAAAACCGCATGCATCCACAGATCTGCAGCTCTGGCCATGAATGATACATACTTCCGCGCAATCACCGAAACCACCAGCGACATGATCCATCTCAACGATTCCCAGGGGCGAATCGTTTATGCTAACCCGGCAACCGAAAGAATTCTCGGGTACTCTCCTGAGGAAATCAAAAACATACCTGCCCTGGACCTCATCCACCCGGATGACCAGGAAATAATCAAAGAAGATATGGGCCAGGCATTATCAGGAAAAGATGTGGCTCCCAGGGATATCCGCCTGCTTCACAAAAACGCCCACTTTATTGCCATAGAAGCCCGAGGCTTTATTGTGCCTTTAAAGGCTGAAGAGTTCTATATCGGGGCTATTCTTCGCGATATCCGCGCCCGCAAACAAACGGAAAGACAGCTTGAATCCTATCGCCTGGACCTTGAAGAATTAGTCAAAGAGCGGACCAGCGAATTGCATTCGGCCCTTGATGAAGTACACACCTTACGGGAAATCCTGCCCATCTGCTCTTACTGTAAAAAAATCAGGGATGATCAAGGATTCTGGAAGCAGGTTGAGGTCTATTTGAGAGAACATTCGCAGATGGATTTTTCCCACGGGATCTGTCCGGAATGCGTTACTGAACATTATCCGGATATTGACATAATTGACGAAGATTAA
- a CDS encoding pirin family protein, whose amino-acid sequence MINPRRIKKIIKSKPTLEGAGVHLKRVFGFNQEALFDPFLLLDDFRSDNPAHFVKGFPWHPHRGIETITYVLKGDVEHGDSMGNEGIISSGDVQWMTAGSGIIHQEMPKGDPEGRMYGFQLWANLPRKQKMMGPRYRDVKAATIPEVTLANGTKIRVISGRVGDTVGPVQDIVIDPEYLDITVPPRAVYEHPTKKGHTVFAYVIGGNGVFCQDKESFTYAIQGGKGFDMQSKPFVENESLVLFDDGDAVIVSTGDQEVRFLLISGKPIGEPVAWRGPIVMNTREELEIAFDEYQKGTFIKQEGS is encoded by the coding sequence ATGATCAATCCGCGAAGAATCAAGAAGATAATCAAAAGCAAGCCGACCCTGGAAGGGGCCGGGGTGCACCTGAAAAGGGTGTTCGGATTCAACCAGGAGGCCTTGTTTGATCCTTTCCTTTTGTTGGACGATTTCCGGTCGGATAATCCAGCCCATTTTGTCAAGGGTTTCCCGTGGCACCCGCATCGGGGCATCGAGACCATAACCTATGTGCTTAAAGGGGATGTGGAACACGGCGACAGTATGGGAAATGAGGGGATAATTTCTTCAGGGGATGTTCAGTGGATGACTGCAGGAAGCGGTATCATCCATCAGGAAATGCCCAAAGGAGATCCCGAGGGGCGTATGTATGGGTTCCAGCTCTGGGCCAATCTGCCGCGCAAGCAAAAGATGATGGGGCCGCGCTACCGGGATGTGAAGGCGGCAACGATTCCCGAGGTCACACTCGCTAACGGCACAAAGATAAGGGTGATCAGCGGCAGAGTCGGTGATACGGTGGGTCCTGTACAGGACATTGTTATTGATCCTGAGTATCTTGATATTACCGTTCCACCTCGTGCGGTTTATGAACATCCCACCAAGAAGGGCCACACGGTTTTTGCCTACGTGATCGGTGGGAATGGGGTTTTCTGTCAGGATAAGGAGTCGTTCACCTATGCAATACAAGGTGGGAAAGGTTTTGATATGCAAAGTAAGCCTTTTGTGGAAAATGAGTCCCTTGTCCTGTTTGATGATGGTGATGCGGTGATTGTCTCAACCGGAGATCAGGAAGTGCGTTTCCTGCTTATATCCGGGAAACCCATAGGCGAGCCGGTTGCCTGGCGCGGTCCTATTGTGATGAACACCCGGGAAGAGCTTGAAATTGCTTTTGACGAATACCAGAAGGGTACATTCATTAAACAGGAAGGCTCTTAG
- a CDS encoding septum formation initiator family protein — protein MAQNLTKTEKKRLLLLSTVALIIVALFVIFSPFGILRYTRLQNDLQNITVDNSRLQNEIKGLQEEINRLTNDPSYIEKVAREQYGLIKENEILFDFKKQKIKQ, from the coding sequence ATGGCACAAAACCTAACAAAAACAGAAAAAAAACGGCTGCTGCTTTTAAGCACTGTTGCCCTCATCATTGTGGCTCTTTTCGTGATTTTTTCCCCCTTTGGGATCCTCAGATATACCCGCCTGCAAAACGATCTCCAGAATATCACAGTCGACAACTCGCGATTGCAGAATGAAATTAAAGGGCTGCAGGAAGAAATCAACAGGCTCACCAACGATCCGTCATACATAGAAAAAGTTGCCCGCGAACAATACGGGCTTATAAAGGAAAATGAAATCCTATTTGATTTCAAAAAACAGAAGATAAAACAATAA
- a CDS encoding DUF3365 domain-containing protein, which translates to MSISTRFSITISSLFFAAGIIIILLVNYHMRHQALIEAESKAMIILNHNLAIHSFYSHELKPKLFEFSDPFRPAEYFEPAWMSSTYAIRQITKLFEPISTEEYYYKECAINARSPLNEADAFEKAFISELNSKPELTNQTSIRIIDEVPFFVVLRRGESMEQSCLRCHTTPDQAPADLVKYYGPERSFNRELDEVVSAVSIRIPLDRAYANANKITIQLGAILLGVLFLLYFLIIQINKKQIIKPILRIKDKALKIANKETPLGEEIPLPDGKELQEMTTAFNTMSKELRRNMDQLEGKVAERTKALRQALDKVKTLSGFLPICASCKKIRDDKGYWNQIETYVRDHSEAEFSHSICPDCAQELYPEFYDTMYPKKTDSDT; encoded by the coding sequence ATGTCAATAAGCACACGATTTTCCATCACCATAAGCAGCCTTTTTTTTGCCGCGGGAATTATTATTATTCTCCTGGTGAATTATCATATGCGCCACCAGGCCCTGATCGAGGCCGAATCAAAGGCAATGATAATTCTCAACCACAATCTTGCAATCCACTCCTTTTATTCCCATGAATTAAAGCCAAAGCTTTTTGAGTTTTCCGATCCTTTCAGGCCTGCTGAATATTTTGAACCTGCATGGATGTCCTCCACCTATGCAATCAGACAGATAACCAAATTATTCGAACCGATCTCCACCGAAGAATATTACTATAAGGAATGCGCCATCAACGCTCGAAGCCCCTTAAATGAGGCGGACGCATTTGAAAAAGCCTTTATCTCCGAACTTAACAGCAAGCCCGAGCTTACAAACCAGACAAGCATCCGGATAATCGATGAGGTCCCCTTCTTTGTAGTGTTACGCCGCGGCGAATCCATGGAGCAATCCTGCCTCAGATGTCACACCACTCCTGATCAGGCCCCGGCCGACCTGGTCAAATATTACGGTCCGGAAAGAAGTTTCAACCGGGAACTTGACGAAGTGGTTTCCGCGGTATCAATCAGGATACCCCTGGATCGTGCCTACGCAAATGCCAATAAGATTACTATCCAACTCGGCGCAATACTTCTCGGGGTTCTTTTCCTGCTGTATTTCCTGATCATTCAGATAAATAAAAAACAGATCATCAAACCGATTCTGCGCATAAAAGATAAGGCTCTCAAAATCGCCAATAAAGAAACCCCGCTTGGCGAAGAAATCCCCCTTCCAGACGGCAAAGAGCTTCAGGAGATGACAACCGCCTTCAATACCATGTCCAAAGAGTTGCGCCGCAACATGGACCAGCTTGAAGGAAAGGTGGCAGAACGCACCAAAGCTCTTCGGCAAGCCCTTGACAAGGTGAAAACCTTAAGCGGCTTCCTGCCCATCTGCGCATCATGTAAGAAAATCCGCGACGATAAAGGGTATTGGAACCAGATTGAAACGTATGTCCGCGACCATTCGGAAGCGGAATTCAGTCACAGCATCTGCCCGGACTGTGCGCAGGAATTATATCCGGAATTTTACGATACGATGTATCCCAAAAAAACCGATTCTGATACCTGA
- a CDS encoding phosphoribosylformylglycinamidine synthase subunit PurQ, giving the protein MSNKVKAIVITGYGTNCEVEMAHACKLGGADQVDIVHMSELIHGEYSLDDYHFLNLPGGFLDGDDLGAGKAGAHRLKYAKVLKTGEKLQDQLVRFIKDGKLIIGVCNGFQLMVKTGLLPGFDNNYDNQELSLTYNDSGRFEDRWVTLQVNENSPCIFTKGLKKLYYPIRHGEGKFVTRDADTLKRIQDKGLIALRYADPETNQPTMSYPLNPNGSPDSIAGICDPSGRLFGLMPHPEAFLHRTNHPRWTREDLPEEGQGVVLFRNAVDFIRENLL; this is encoded by the coding sequence ATGAGTAACAAAGTAAAGGCCATCGTTATTACCGGCTACGGCACCAACTGCGAGGTCGAAATGGCTCATGCCTGCAAACTCGGAGGCGCCGACCAGGTCGATATCGTTCACATGAGCGAACTTATCCACGGGGAATATTCCCTTGATGACTACCATTTCCTTAATCTGCCGGGCGGTTTTCTGGATGGCGACGATCTCGGCGCAGGAAAAGCCGGCGCCCATCGCTTAAAGTACGCAAAGGTCCTGAAAACCGGAGAAAAACTCCAGGACCAACTCGTCCGCTTTATCAAAGACGGCAAGCTGATCATCGGGGTCTGCAACGGTTTCCAGCTCATGGTCAAAACCGGCCTGCTGCCCGGCTTTGACAACAACTATGATAATCAGGAGCTGAGTCTTACATATAACGATTCCGGTCGCTTTGAAGACCGCTGGGTGACCTTGCAGGTGAATGAAAATTCTCCCTGTATTTTCACTAAAGGGCTGAAAAAACTTTATTACCCAATCCGGCACGGCGAAGGAAAATTCGTCACCAGGGATGCCGACACCCTGAAAAGAATCCAGGATAAAGGGCTTATTGCACTGCGTTATGCCGACCCTGAAACTAACCAGCCGACCATGAGCTATCCCTTGAATCCTAACGGTTCTCCGGATTCAATTGCCGGCATCTGTGACCCCAGCGGCAGACTTTTCGGACTCATGCCGCACCCGGAAGCCTTTCTGCACCGGACCAATCATCCGCGCTGGACACGGGAGGACCTCCCCGAGGAAGGCCAGGGAGTGGTACTTTTCAGAAACGCCGTTGATTTTATCAGGGAAAATCTTCTGTAA
- a CDS encoding PilZ domain-containing protein yields the protein MTANESRTPYKNIIGCISSLLADLSNQIKDLVVFLQKETENGKKDLPSLPDKSLRTAIISMQFNFLEALANALAVIALEANRKTAGAPGIKEPLSQIEIEFLAEKRSFLDSKTATLMTATMPLVPAIDRLGTIPVLLAKTFGISFQINKIHAGWQKIVKLKNMRDKLTHSFIAGAFSPGKEQRTDGRNYLNLFIAIQNRHLFEGSEAIRWYIQRVIMLLKQASVSEHQQLLNILSAADYSHWLIQLALYKSCGISDKDFNRTYQNTFESKLRRYDRLDTLNLLEFVVLDDQDYPVTRGMGRTLNISEKGVLMETFMPFALGQSLIVAVGLNEQIINLKGSVVRIHDSVEDVYKTGMEFMDINPADEARLHKYLQDVPSMDFN from the coding sequence ATGACAGCAAATGAATCACGTACTCCTTATAAGAATATTATCGGCTGCATATCATCATTGCTCGCCGATCTGTCGAACCAGATAAAAGACCTGGTGGTTTTTTTGCAGAAGGAGACAGAGAACGGTAAGAAGGATTTGCCGTCCCTGCCTGATAAATCCTTGAGAACCGCGATTATCAGCATGCAGTTCAATTTTCTTGAAGCCCTGGCCAATGCTTTGGCGGTTATAGCCCTTGAAGCCAACAGAAAGACCGCGGGCGCCCCTGGAATCAAGGAGCCGCTTTCGCAGATCGAAATCGAGTTCCTTGCGGAAAAGAGAAGTTTTCTCGATAGTAAAACCGCTACCCTGATGACCGCGACAATGCCTCTGGTGCCGGCTATTGACCGGTTGGGCACCATACCTGTGCTTCTCGCCAAAACTTTTGGCATCAGCTTTCAAATTAATAAGATCCATGCCGGCTGGCAGAAGATCGTCAAGCTTAAAAATATGCGCGACAAGCTTACGCATTCCTTTATCGCCGGTGCTTTTTCCCCGGGCAAAGAGCAGCGGACGGACGGCAGAAATTATCTGAACCTATTTATCGCCATCCAGAATCGCCACCTGTTTGAAGGGAGTGAGGCCATCAGGTGGTATATACAGCGGGTCATCATGCTCCTTAAACAGGCATCGGTGAGCGAGCATCAGCAATTGCTCAATATCTTGTCCGCAGCTGATTATTCCCACTGGCTCATTCAGCTGGCTCTCTATAAAAGTTGCGGTATTTCAGACAAGGATTTCAACAGGACATATCAGAACACCTTTGAATCGAAACTGCGGCGCTATGATCGGCTTGATACCCTGAATCTGCTTGAGTTTGTTGTGCTGGATGATCAGGATTATCCGGTCACCAGAGGCATGGGCCGGACGCTCAATATCAGTGAAAAAGGGGTCCTGATGGAGACCTTCATGCCTTTTGCCCTTGGGCAATCCCTGATTGTCGCAGTTGGGTTGAATGAGCAGATAATAAATCTCAAGGGCAGCGTGGTTCGGATACATGATTCAGTGGAAGATGTATATAAGACCGGCATGGAATTCATGGATATTAATCCAGCGGATGAAGCCAGGCTGCATAAATATCTGCAGGATGTACCGTCAATGGATTTCAACTGA